In Zingiber officinale cultivar Zhangliang chromosome 1A, Zo_v1.1, whole genome shotgun sequence, a genomic segment contains:
- the LOC122029489 gene encoding aspartic proteinase nepenthesin-1-like encodes MAKLLLLLFLFSFGAAPSCPTTAGVRIELSHVDSQRDFTKLDLLKRAAERVMTSGSNVQSTVDVQTQLYAGGGSFLMELAIGTPTLSYSAIMDTGSDLIWTQCQPCLRCFSQLTPLYDPSRSSTYATLPCNASQCLSLPSFTRTCAPPASDCSYDYTYGDNSSTDGVLGTETFTFGSVAVSEVAFGCSNNNNGNFDNSSGSGIVGMGRGNLSLVSQLGDGRFSYCLTSYGDNKTSPLLLGAMATLSEQAQSTPFVANPPSFPSYYYLSLHGITVGDTELPIPNTTFSMTSNGTGGLVIDSGTTVTMLVDPAYAELKRAFESQMNLSAADGSAYGYDICFAYGGEAVQVPRLVFHFEGADMDLPPENYIVVDSGAALLCVVVVRSNLTLSIFGNFQQQNMHVLYDLAGGTLSFEAAQCDQL; translated from the coding sequence ATGGCGAAACTGCTGCTGctgctctttctcttctccttcggCGCCGCACCGTCCTGCCCCACGACCGCAGGCGTCCGGATCGAGCTCAGCCACGTCGACTCCCAGCGAGATTTCACAAAATTAGATCTGCTCAAGCGCGCCGCCGAGCGCGTCATGACTTCCGGCAGCAACGTCCAGTCGACGGTCGACGTCCAAACCCAGCTGTACGCCGGCGGCGGTTCGTTCCTCATGGAGCTCGCCATCGGCACGCCGACGCTCTCCTACTCGGCCATAATGGACACCGGCAGCGATCTCATCTGGACGCAGTGCCAGCCCTGCCTTCGATGCTTCTCCCAGCTCACGCCGCTGTACGACCCCTCTCGGTCCTCCACCTACGCCACCCTGCCCTGCAACGCTTCCCAGTGCCTCTCCCTCCCTTCCTTCACCAGAACCTGCGCTCCTCCTGCCTCCGACTGCAGCTACGACTATACCTACGGCGATAACTCCTCCACCGACGGCGTCCTCGGCACCGAGACGTTCACCTTCGGGTCGGTGGCCGTATCCGAGGTCGCTTTTGgttgcagcaacaacaacaacggaAACTTCGACAACTCGTCAGGGTCAGGGATCGTGGGGATGGGGAGAGGGAACTTGTCGCTGGTGTCCCAACTCGGCGACGGGAGGTTCTCTTACTGCCTCACGTCCTACGGCGACAACAAGACGAGTCCTCTGCTTCTGGGCGCCATGGCGACGTTAAGCGAGCAGGCTCAATCCACCCCGTTCGTCGCCAACCCGCCGTCTTTCCCCTCCTACTACTACCTATCATTGCACGGGATCACCGTCGGCGATACCGAGCTTCCGATACCGAACACGACCTTCTCAATGACTTCGAACGGGACCGGGGGGTTGGTCATCGACTCCGGCACTACCGTGACCATGCTGGTGGACCCGGCTTATGCGGAGCTGAAGCGAGCGTTCGAGTCGCAGATGAATCTGTCGGCGGCGGATGGATCGGCCTACGGTTACGACATCTGCTTCGCGTACGGCGGCGAGGCGGTGCAGGTGCCGAGATTGGTGTTTCACTTCGAGGGGGCGGACATGGATCTACCACCGGAGAACTACATTGTGGTGGATTCAGGCGCGGCGTTGCTGTGCGTGGTGGTGGTGAGGTCGAATTTAACGTTATCCATCTTTGGCAACTTCCAGCAGCAGAACATGCATGTGCTGTATGATCTCGCCGGCGGGACGCTGTCGTTCGAGGCGGCGCAGTGCGACCAGCTGTAG